In Trichomycterus rosablanca isolate fTriRos1 chromosome 5, fTriRos1.hap1, whole genome shotgun sequence, the sequence CAACATATTAATGAGGCATACATACAAAACGCTGCAGCTGAAGCAGAACAATGGGCCTGGAGCAAGAAGGTGTGTCCAGTGGTTCTGAAAGAAGTAGGCATGAGAGGTCAGGCCCAACAAAAGGTTATCAAAGAACATGTCATTGCAGCTAAAAGTCActggctgtggctgaaacaaaaGGCTGCCAAATGATTACTCAATCACCATGTGACCCAAACCCAGGTCTGATCAGTCTCTGGTGGGCCGGCCTCAGCTGATAAAAGCTGTCTTGTGATAAAAGGCTGAAACACTCGATATATAGAACAAAGGAAACAATAACACATAGAAAATATAGAATCATCAGAAAATCAAACCCGATCATCAACATAAAAAGATTAAGTTATTTGGCCACAATAACCAGGTGTATGTTTGGGAGGAGTTAAACCTAGTAAGATTGACATGTTTACCATTTCTATTAATTATAGGAGTTAGAATATAATTATAAAGAAATGATGTATAATTTGTGAACTGCAGatactatttgttgcaaatttGCAAGTGAAATTTTGGCCATGTTTGCTTGATAgaagtcaagcacacacactcccaaGCTGTTGTAGCACACGCagaatgctattattattggcCTATACAGATATAAGTTACTTTCCATTGAAGCTCCTACAGTACACAATATACTAAGAAATGAATTCACAACATCACTGTAATGCACATAAAAAGTTATTGTTCTCATTTGCATGAACTGTCTGACATACATTAATTGCTGAACCAGTCTGACTTGTCATACACCTGTTTTGTACCCAGCTTGGCTAAAAGAGATTGTTAATACATTATGATCCAGTCAGTCCAGTTAAATTACATTGCTGGTTCTAATTTGCTTCCTTAAGAAATTTTCACAACTTTATAATTTCAAAAATTTTACAAACAAATTTATAACTTAATTTTttgataattaaaataattaaaagttaaAGAGAAtgcttattgttttttattcttaCACACCAGGCTACTCGATAGTATGTAATGCTACTAGTAGTGCACTAGTGTTAAATAGAAAGATGGTTTGGAAACACTTTGTCAAATTGAGGATGAAGttaatgtaattttgttttattatagttttttattgatcatttattgtttacattttaaagagattaatgttaaatgtaacAATTAGATTACCTTTGTCTGCTCCATCTCGTAGGAGAAAGTGTAAATCAGGCCACCACAGTCCCAAACAGACTACATATCCCAGAAGCTATAGCGCTAATGACCACTGATTGTGGGGCTATACTGGAGGTTAGTGTAGTGCTGGGTCATTATCCCTCCTCAGTCGGTAAAGTAATGCCATTTCTCTTGCTAGCTAAGAGGAGATACCACTATTTTAAGATGTCATAGGCAttactaaacatttaaaatgcatcaaAATGCCGTAGTTTATCCAACTTCAGTGCTGATCTGTGGCATACATGAATAAGTTAAATCAAAGTAATATCCTCATATGGAAGAAACATTAATTGTCAAGACTCAAATTACCACTAACTTTGGCTCCCAAAATGACTCGTAATTCATTCTAATTCATTCTGCATGTTATTTTTCTGAGCAAGAACAAGTTTCTAGAAAGCAAAAATGGTATTTAGGTGAGTTTGATGCAGGAATAACTGAGTCAGGGAAAAAATACTGTTAAAtactgttttttgtttctaaaataaagaaaatctcTAAAGCATAAAGCTTTGCTGTTTCTGTTTAACGGTTAAAACACAATGATTGATGACTGAATGATGCAAGCGGTCAGGATCAGGGTCGACTCTGAGTATCAGTCTGGTGGTGAGTTTCCTTCTTTTATTCTCACCATCTCATTACAGTCAAGCATGTATATTGAAATGGCAGATTAATTTATGATTAATTAAACAATCTTGAGCTATTTTGTACAACAGTAGTTTGTagttgttgtgctggtaagttATGCTAATATGTGATGCTTTAGTAAGGGAGGgtgttttaatacatttctgTTTTAATAAGTATAGTGTTTGTCTAGTATAGTGTTATTAGTGTAGGAATTATAGGACTGCATTACTGTACAGCAGACAGGTGATGCACACTGgactcttttatttactttgtacAAAAAAACTCTTTTAATCATATTAAAACCCAGACTGActtatcattattaaaaataactatCACTTTTGTGAAATATTAGTTTTTGTAAACTTTTACTATCAAGACTACAAATAATATACCGGTAAATAATAACATCATTCTCTTACTTTTAGAATCAGAAACATGGTATGAATATTTCAGACACATACAAATTATGCAATCTGAGGGCAAGGCAGAGCAAACTTTAGAGAagctaaaaacatttttattgttgctgttttttattttatttatttataatgtttatatttatttatttcttgataATTACTTAATCATCTGTATAGGGTAACCTGTGTGATAAATGATACATTAATATCAACCCGCtaattttattacataaacAGATACTTCATTTTCTATACATACTACTTTGTGTAAAAACGAAAAAGAGAAACAAACGTTTCCATTAATAATCTAAGTATGTGGTGAAGAATAAACTAAAAATGATGATTATATAGCACATTATACTCAGAGAGGACAGACTACTTTCAATGCAGGGTTAGTCATTTTACATACAATAACTGACATAATCCATTTGTTAAGATTAAGAATAAGTATTAAGGATGGCTTTTTGCATGACTCTTTCTCCATCTTCACTCAGTTCTTTCAAGGCAGTTGTTAGCAGGTAGTAGGAGGCCACAAAGGAAATCCCACCGGCGACGACAGAGCCCAAAATCGGGATCCTGCTCTCCAGCTGAGTCGCCAGGAGATTTTGTCCTGAAGCTACCTGAGATAGAGAGCATTCCAGGGTCTGTGATGTTAGTTCTCTTCCATAGCTGGAGGTTACCTCTTTCTGAAGCTCCTATAGCAAACAATTTACTTAGAAATGATTTCACAACATCATTATAATACACATTATATAGTTTTACATGAACAGTCTGTCAATAGTCTTGTTTTGGATTACTATCCTGTTAGAAAATCCAAAAATGACCCAGTTTTAGTGTTTTaccattttttattctattttggcATGGTCACCCTTTTCCGCCTAATCAAGTCATGTCCAATTCACCAATTCACCACTGCAGACCCCCACCCTGACCAGAGACAACAGTTTAAATACCACACAGTTAccaactgcctcttttcaccttcTGGAGTCTCACAGGGAGCAGTATCGCATAAGGAGAAACCCAGAAGCAATGAGGAACCCATATCCCTCCTTtaggcacagccaattgtgcctgttgaCACCCGGCCAGatcaatagcagagctgagagctGAACTCAAGAGCCTGAGATATCAGTGGTAGTGTCTGTGTTAGCACATATTTATGCTCAGTGAGGTTTTGTATCTTGATggaatacattaattaaataatatgtcAGATTTTCAGTGCAAGACATTTTATGGTATTTTTTATCCTCCCTTATCAAGAGTGCCAATAATTCTGAAGTTGAGTATGTATGTGCCAGAGGTGTTTAACATTTTCTAGTTATGATTAATGAAAGatgtataataatatactatACCTGAAATGATATGCCGGTTATATCGGCTAATCGCTGGAGAGACTGTGAATCGATACAGAATGTCTGCTGATAGGTTTTCAGAGTATCCATCAATTTAGGAACAATGGCATGGAAAGTGGCTCCACTACCGACACTGCTCAAAGATGCTCCCATAGCTGTCTTCCATAAAGCTTGCGACAGAGCTTCTTTCTTGCTTTGTATTACAGTTTTGCTGAGGTTAGGCAATGACAAAAGCAGGACATGGCGCTTGTGCCCCTCTAACTCCTGTAGTAAGGTCATCTGAAGCGCCGGGAAATCATATCTCTGCGGGTGAAAGCAGGAGATCAAGAAAACCTGGGGCTGTTCCACCTGACCTATCCTCAGATTGTTTTCACAGTCTGAACGGAGCTGACCCAACACATTATCATCTGACAAATTACTTCGATTCCTGCGCCTGGTAATGGCTTCCAAATCCTGGTCCACTTTGTTTCTGATGAAATAAAACTTCTTTTGAGCTTGCATTATATGTTTGGCCAGTGCAGAATGGCACTCTTGAAAGCGACCAGATGAGACAATGATAAAAAAGTCATAATTCAGAAGACCAACATCCTCCAAGTATGTTTTAGGCTGAAACGAGGGGGTCCCGATTCCTGGCAGGTCCCACAGCAAGACATTGCGAGCAGAGGGATGTGAGTATGCTCTGATATCCCTGGTGGTTTCTGTTACACCTGTCTCTGCTGCTTCCGGTTCATCATCAGAAACTCCACGGAAAGCATTAATGAAAGAAGACTTTCCTGAACCTGATTCTCCAGTAACTGCGATGTTAAGGGTCACAGAGGTTGTTTGTTGAAGCATGCCTTGCACCTGAGCCACTACGTCACTGACCACTCTGGATGTCAGGACACTGCTCATCTCAACCAGCTCTCCTTCACTTATTCCAAATTGTGATGCCATGATAATGCTAGATGTATCAAACTGTCTGAAAAATGTAAAGTTCACAGTAAATAAGACCAGACAGGAAACATAGTGATTAAAACAGAAGTGTAGCTAGGTAAAAAAGGGTCTGCTTTAACATTTTACCAAAAAATGTTTAACATAGTTTTGTTTTTCTGTTCTCGGCAAAAATGACTAATGGCTGATACACATaaccaaaagaaaaagaaaaaaaagaaacctgGTATTTGTGTGAATGCATTTTGTTTGTGTTCTTATGCCATATTCTTATGATACAGCTGTAACAATGACAACAGAATGTCTGCTGTGAGTAATAGGCTAAAAGGGAATGATTGCAGTAATGATTGCAGTAAGTAATATGCTAAAGGGGAATGATTGCAATAACAGTTGGCTTGTTTTGTAGCTTAGGGTTTCTTAAATTCAGTACCAGACAGCTCACTgtagtgcttttatttatttatttattaggattttaacgtcatggttttacacactggttacattcatgacagtagttactcgttacacaagatccatccgttcacaagtttaatgtcagacagagtcatggacatttttcttctccaattcacctcacttgcatgtctttggactgtgggaggaaaccaactccacacagaaaggacccggaccgtcccacctgggcatcaaacccaggaccttcttgctgtgaggtgacagtgatacccactaaGCCAATGTGCCACCCCTGTAGTGCTTTTAAAGGTATCACGATTGTCCATTTTAGCAATGGtaatttaatgataataataataatagttgtttatttattaggattttaacgtcatgctttacacactttggttacattcatgacagaaacagtggttattcaagattaatcagttcacaagtttaatgtcaaacacaatcatggacaatttagtttctccagttcacctcactcgcatgtctttgttctgtgggagggaaccagagcttccagaggaaacccacacagacactgggagaacatgcaaactccacacagaaaggagccagACCAGACATTAAACATAAAGAATTTTATCAAAACATCAAAAAACTTTTAGCTAAGATTTAATTTGCTTGCAAAACTTCTAATTGAGCTTCTGATAGGATTGTTAAATTTTTATATGCTGGATTAGTTAGGGTGGGAACAGAGAAAGTTTAAAACTCTGCAGAGCAATAAACTGGAGGTAAGAAACCAGTATACAGATTACTTAAGAAATGAACTCACCTCAAGCAAGTGAATCTTTCTTCAAAtctcttttctcttctttagTCCTTCTGTAAATGTTCCTCACCGTGCACTCCTGATGATTCCTGGAATTAAGCACAGTGGCCACCCATTTCTTGTCAGCTGTGGTTACATATCGTAAATAGAAACCGAAAGTGTTTGCAACAATTGAATTGTGTAAATGATGAACTTTTTCATACATAGTTAAGCCTTTATTAGAGATTCCATTGACTGGAACTTCCAGTATTTAATTTCTCTAAACTCAAGCAGTTCTCTATTTACTGTGCGTCCTTTCACCTATAAACATACTAAATAATTTACAATACAGCCTCATCCAGTGATGCTTtacaggtgttttttttttaacaaatattaATTGTTCTTGAAGTAATGAAATAATCATGTCTATGATTTGTATAACTAAATGacagtttgtttttattaactcGACAAAGAATGTGGTCTTATCAGGCTCAATGCAACATGTTAATATGCAGGAGATACTGACCTCTAGTGGTGGGTGGTGGGTGGTGGGTTTGTCTAAGGGTGGcagctattttatttttaaatgtttaaaacagaccaggggtgcccacatacggagccccttaggggtcactaaggaaaaaaatatatatgaagagcgtaatccgtaccctcggtttagtaaaccgtaccctcggtttagtaatccgtaccctcggtttagtaaaccgtaccctcggtttagtaatccgtaccctcggtttagtaaaccgtaccctcggtttagtaatccgtaccctcggtttagtaaaccgtaccctcggtttagtaaaccgtaccctcggtttagtaatccgtaccctcggtttagtaatccgtaccctcggtttagtaatccgtaccctcggtttagtaaaccgtaccctcggtttagtaatccgtaccctcggtttagtaatccgtaccctcggtttagtaaaccgtacgcacggattgtctgcgctacaagttttattgtgcgcccacaccccgttttacggtaatacagttgcgaagcattgaagagaataaagcatctttttacagctggggtgatgggatagcaaacttattaaaaagtcaaatcaaaatcttatcaaatgccaccccacaatcataaataacacgagtacttagcttgtgatttgagagtgttttaccttaggaattttgaataataggattgcaaactaacgtaaagtgaaatgtacagtataaatgtctgagactcataaagtcagtaagtagaagtattctttaagagtctgatggggtgatttgataataatttgatttgcattttactttacgttggtttgcaatcctattattctaaattcctagggtaaaatagtctcaaaatcacaagataagtactagtgttatttatttatttatttatttattgtttatttagtgttattgatttgactttttaataagcttgctatcccatcaccccagattactacagtaaagatgtctgaaatgtattccattaataaaagagttaatgctcttaaagaaaaaagtggagtgctctgataataatttgatttgcttattttagacctttcaaattggtctgtaacaattccacttgttttaatggaattttaaaatttaaCATTTGAATAATTTTACCATGGTATGTCTTTTGTtgcctctatatatatatatatatatatatatatatatatatatatatatatatatatatatatatatatatatatatatatatatatatatatatatatatatatatatatatatatatatatatatatatatatatatatgtatatatatatatatatatatgtatatatatatatatatttatatatatatttatatatatagttgcgaagcattgaagaggataaagcatctttttgcagcttaatatactatatattagatataataacacacacacacacacatatatatatatatatatatatatatatatatatatatatatatatatatatatatatatatatatatatatacagtatatgtgtgtgtgtgtgagtgtgtgtgtgttattatatctaatatatagtatattaagctgcaaaaagatgctttatcctcttcaatgcttcgcaactatatatatactgtgtgtatatatatatatatatatatatatatatatatatatatatatatatatatatatatatatatatatatatatatatatgaggcAACAAAAGACATACCATGGTAAAATTattcaaatgtaaaattttaaaattccattaaaacaagtggaatt encodes:
- the LOC134314273 gene encoding interferon-inducible GTPase 5-like isoform X1, yielding MASQFGISEGELVEMSSVLTSRVVSDVVAQVQGMLQQTTSVTLNIAVTGESGSGKSSFINAFRGVSDDEPEAAETGVTETTRDIRAYSHPSARNVLLWDLPGIGTPSFQPKTYLEDVGLLNYDFFIIVSSGRFQECHSALAKHIMQAQKKFYFIRNKVDQDLEAITRRRNRSNLSDDNVLGQLRSDCENNLRIGQVEQPQVFLISCFHPQRYDFPALQMTLLQELEGHKRHVLLLSLPNLSKTVIQSKKEALSQALWKTAMGASLSSVGSGATFHAIVPKLMDTLKTYQQTFCIDSQSLQRLADITGISFQELQKEVTSSYGRELTSQTLECSLSQVASGQNLLATQLESRIPILGSVVAGGISFVASYYLLTTALKELSEDGERVMQKAILNTYS
- the LOC134314273 gene encoding interferon-gamma-inducible GTPase 10-like isoform X2, encoding MASQFGISEGELVEMSSVLTSRVVSDVVAQVQGMLQQTTSVTLNIAVTGESGSGKSSFINAFRGVSDDEPEAAETGVTETTRDIRAYSHPSARNVLLWDLPGIGTPSFQPKTYLEDVGLLNYDFFIIVSSGRFQECHSALAKHIMQAQKKFYFIRNKVDQDLEAITRRRNRSNLSDDNVLGQLRSDCENNLRIGQVEQPQVFLISCFHPQRYDFPALQMTLLQELEGHKRHVLLLSLPNLSKTVIQSKKEALSQALWKTAMGASLSSVGSGATFHAIVPKLMDTLKTYQQTFCIDSQSLQRLADITGISFQLQDKISWRLSWRAGSRFWALSSPVGFPLWPPTTC